The proteins below are encoded in one region of Campylobacter helveticus:
- a CDS encoding polysaccharide deacetylase family protein has product MKIIMYHYIRKNVKDLPFFRYLSFENFKKQLDFFEKNFGLVSFEDFCRLKKEPDFISELKNKILLTFDDGLKEHFSLVFPELLKRKALGIFFMPTLVLEQKRALNVHKIHYLIGKYGGGGKLLDLALNLAGPEAFEGEKAYLFADYYDLLDDDEAVKQFKLLLNYHIKEELKDEVIAALVKKCGLSEAQIYKDYYLNHEELKIMIENKMLIGSHAHAHINFLNLNAKEEANEVKKSFEILSFLNPPLRTFCYPYGEFSYHSKAILQSFGVDFAFVSLEEYKKDIDAADLRLNPLTLSRFDCNAFKFGKASMG; this is encoded by the coding sequence ATGAAAATCATAATGTATCATTATATAAGAAAGAATGTAAAGGATTTGCCCTTTTTTCGCTATCTTTCTTTTGAGAATTTTAAAAAGCAATTAGACTTTTTTGAGAAAAATTTCGGGCTTGTAAGTTTTGAGGACTTTTGTCGGCTTAAAAAAGAGCCTGATTTTATAAGTGAGCTTAAAAATAAAATTTTACTCACCTTTGATGATGGCTTAAAAGAGCATTTTAGCCTCGTTTTTCCTGAGCTTTTAAAAAGAAAGGCTTTGGGAATTTTCTTTATGCCGACTTTAGTTTTGGAGCAAAAAAGGGCTTTAAATGTGCATAAAATCCACTATCTCATCGGCAAATACGGGGGGGGGGGGAAGCTCTTAGACTTAGCCTTAAATCTTGCTGGCCCTGAAGCCTTTGAGGGTGAAAAGGCGTATTTATTTGCAGATTATTACGATTTGCTTGACGATGATGAGGCGGTAAAGCAATTTAAACTTTTGCTTAATTATCACATCAAAGAAGAGCTCAAAGATGAAGTTATCGCGGCACTAGTGAAAAAATGCGGCTTGAGTGAGGCACAAATTTATAAGGATTATTATCTTAACCACGAAGAGCTTAAAATAATGATTGAAAATAAAATGCTCATAGGCAGCCACGCCCACGCGCACATTAATTTTTTAAATTTAAACGCCAAGGAAGAAGCGAACGAGGTCAAAAAATCCTTTGAAATTTTAAGCTTTTTAAATCCCCCTCTTCGCACTTTTTGCTATCCTTATGGAGAATTTAGCTATCATTCAAAGGCTATTTTGCAGAGCTTTGGGGTAGATTTTGCCTTTGTGAGCTTAGAAGAGTATAAAAAGGACATTGACGCGGCGGACTTACGGCTAAACCCTCTCACTCTAAGCCGCTTTGACTGCAATGCCTTTAAATTTGGAAAAGCGAGTATGGGATGA
- a CDS encoding NAD(P)H-hydrate dehydratase, which yields MKAVVKESASLDLRAMNLGLDELVLMENAGIALANLIKKNTKKLRNKKVLFLLGGGNNAADGLVALRHLKKAKAYKMGFKENKMFAKQEQILKNYELSFLVKEPKIKHYGVIVDCIFGSGFRGALDEKTTNFLRKINKSKALKIACDVPSGLGSAFCFKADITLSMGAFKELLLEDFTKEFVGRLKLAKLGISHKLFSGEVKTYLLKKKDLRLIKRKISANKGDYGHIAIVGNGGAANLAGLAALNFGAGLVSLIGQKANSALLMEKEELNANFSVAALGMGLLNLELLKDKNLSKMPLILDANAFLDEAILPFLQREDVVLTPHPKEFTRLFKICFNEDLSVEKLQKNRFFYVEKFTQIYPCVLVLKGANTIIAQKDRRFVVNLGNANLAKGGSGDVLAGMIATLLGAKFSPLKAAKNAVLAHALVARKYKFNANSFDALKLIKGLKCL from the coding sequence ATGAAAGCTGTTGTGAAAGAGAGCGCTAGTCTTGACTTAAGGGCGATGAATTTGGGGCTTGATGAGCTTGTCTTAATGGAAAATGCTGGAATTGCTTTGGCGAATTTGATTAAAAAAAATACAAAAAAGCTTAGAAATAAAAAGGTGCTTTTTTTACTTGGTGGGGGGAATAATGCAGCCGATGGGCTTGTAGCTTTGCGTCATCTAAAAAAAGCTAAGGCTTATAAAATGGGCTTTAAAGAAAATAAGATGTTTGCAAAACAAGAGCAAATTTTAAAAAATTATGAGCTTTCTTTTCTTGTTAAAGAGCCTAAAATCAAACATTATGGGGTGATAGTGGATTGTATTTTTGGAAGTGGTTTTAGGGGTGCGTTAGATGAGAAAACGACAAATTTTTTAAGAAAAATCAACAAAAGTAAAGCCCTTAAAATCGCCTGTGATGTGCCGAGTGGTTTGGGAAGTGCGTTTTGCTTTAAGGCGGATATTACCCTTAGTATGGGGGCGTTTAAAGAACTCTTACTTGAGGACTTTACAAAGGAATTTGTGGGGCGACTTAAACTTGCAAAACTTGGAATTTCGCATAAACTTTTTAGTGGCGAAGTTAAGACTTATTTGCTTAAAAAAAAAGATTTAAGGTTAATTAAAAGAAAAATAAGTGCTAATAAGGGCGATTATGGGCATATCGCCATAGTGGGAAATGGTGGAGCGGCGAATTTAGCAGGACTTGCGGCTTTAAATTTTGGTGCCGGGTTGGTCTCTCTTATAGGACAAAAGGCAAATTCTGCACTTTTGATGGAAAAAGAAGAGCTAAATGCGAATTTTAGCGTGGCAGCTCTTGGGATGGGGCTTTTAAATTTAGAGCTTTTAAAAGATAAAAATTTAAGCAAAATGCCTTTAATTTTAGACGCTAATGCTTTTTTAGATGAGGCTATTTTACCTTTTTTACAAAGAGAAGATGTGGTTTTGACCCCACATCCTAAGGAATTTACAAGACTTTTTAAAATATGCTTTAATGAGGATTTAAGTGTGGAAAAATTGCAAAAAAATCGCTTTTTTTATGTGGAAAAATTCACACAAATTTATCCTTGCGTTTTGGTTTTAAAGGGGGCAAATACCATCATCGCGCAAAAAGATAGGCGATTTGTTGTAAATCTTGGTAATGCAAATTTGGCAAAGGGTGGAAGTGGCGATGTATTAGCAGGGATGATAGCCACGCTTTTAGGAGCTAAATTTAGCCCTTTAAAAGCAGCGAAAAATGCCGTCTTAGCACACGCTTTAGTCGCGAGAAAATACAAATTTAACGCAAATAGCTTTGATGCTTTAAAACTGATAAAGGGGTTAAAATGCTTATAA
- a CDS encoding DNA recombination protein RmuC, whose product MYEGAILALLLLLVLSFGIFYRIKKQNEILALKKECEIKQENLYKMLSKCEILEALLKEKEVQYKEFSTLQLKEKESLKQEYVKNLNALEQKLENNLQKQNLNYLNQNKIMLNEDIKKLLEEIFVPVKKSVREYSERLAHNETSLKNNITHLFEYSQNIKANADKLATILKGDKKIRGNFAELQLQNVLENSGLIKDEQYRLQVAFKKEEKSYIADAIVFLEPQKNIIIDAKFPLPNDFDFSDLNERVCKELAFNLKERIDELAKKPYAKYDTYTYDFVLLFIPYQNLLDLALSVDASLYQYAYKKKIYLTTPNTLFMALNTINISWKHIKSNENILKAFDELGKFHDKFVGVLEDFTKLQNASKSLNAQIENMQNKLFSGTGNLSTRVVKLKELGAKTQKSLEKWSEE is encoded by the coding sequence ATGTATGAGGGCGCGATTTTAGCACTTTTGCTACTTTTAGTGCTAAGTTTTGGAATTTTTTATAGGATTAAAAAACAAAATGAAATTTTGGCTTTAAAAAAAGAATGCGAAATAAAGCAAGAAAATTTATATAAAATGCTTTCTAAATGCGAAATTTTAGAGGCTTTACTAAAAGAAAAAGAGGTGCAATATAAAGAATTTTCCACCTTGCAATTGAAAGAAAAAGAGAGCTTAAAACAAGAATATGTAAAAAATTTAAACGCCTTAGAGCAAAAGCTAGAAAATAATTTGCAAAAGCAAAATTTAAATTATTTAAATCAAAATAAAATAATGCTTAATGAGGATATCAAAAAGCTTTTGGAAGAAATTTTTGTGCCTGTGAAAAAGAGTGTGAGAGAGTATAGTGAAAGATTAGCCCATAATGAAACCAGCCTTAAAAATAATATCACGCATTTGTTTGAGTATTCTCAAAATATTAAAGCAAATGCCGATAAACTCGCCACTATCCTTAAGGGCGATAAAAAAATTCGCGGGAATTTTGCCGAGCTTCAACTTCAAAATGTTTTAGAAAATAGCGGACTTATCAAAGATGAGCAATACAGACTTCAAGTTGCTTTCAAAAAAGAGGAAAAAAGCTATATCGCCGATGCTATCGTTTTTTTAGAACCGCAAAAAAACATCATCATCGATGCGAAATTTCCCCTGCCAAATGACTTTGATTTTAGCGATTTAAATGAACGCGTTTGTAAAGAACTTGCTTTTAATCTTAAAGAGAGGATTGATGAGCTTGCTAAAAAGCCTTATGCAAAATATGATACTTATACTTATGATTTTGTCTTGCTTTTTATCCCTTATCAAAATCTTTTAGACCTTGCCCTTAGCGTTGATGCCTCGCTCTATCAATACGCTTATAAGAAAAAAATTTATCTCACCACACCTAACACGCTTTTTATGGCACTTAATACCATAAACATCTCGTGGAAGCACATCAAAAGTAATGAAAATATCCTTAAAGCCTTTGATGAGCTTGGCAAATTTCACGATAAATTTGTGGGAGTTTTGGAGGATTTTACCAAGCTTCAAAATGCAAGTAAAAGTCTTAATGCTCAAATAGAAAATATGCAAAATAAGCTTTTCTCAGGCACAGGAAATTTAAGCACGAGAGTTGTTAAGCTTAAAGAATTAGGCGCTAAAACGCAAAAAAGTTTAGAAAAATGGAGCGAGGAATGA
- a CDS encoding acyl carrier protein produces MKAFLHIGTTNSGNQEKQGFLMQNEALLLKKGFIYPKSLRVANRHWALVDMVLELVKKENLSQNVLEDLENERLLRALENFKEEIKEHRDKTFIFSAEGIVWDFPTRRHIEILENIMRNLGFDEVKIIVYFRNTLDYLNSHCSQDYKNNMGFYSGDFAPDKHPRKHIFDYAQIVKDHEAVWGEENIIVRLLRQDYVGGTMLKDFTYHLGIEWDDDFSLKQHKNESFNLLGIELQSRLNKKDIGGNFNSLLYISRKHFEGVKEDRLKFRVQKDIAKAYVDYYAPSLEWVRAKYFPHKTYLFEPVNWDAYKENPHLEHITQEDWDKVVDFFTELLQSKNAVIESLKKQR; encoded by the coding sequence ATGAAAGCATTTTTACACATCGGCACGACAAATTCGGGTAATCAAGAAAAACAAGGCTTTTTAATGCAAAATGAAGCCTTGCTTTTAAAAAAAGGCTTTATCTACCCTAAAAGCTTACGCGTGGCAAATAGGCACTGGGCTTTGGTGGATATGGTTTTAGAGCTTGTGAAAAAGGAAAATTTGAGCCAAAATGTTTTAGAGGATTTGGAAAATGAAAGGCTTCTTAGGGCTTTAGAGAATTTTAAAGAAGAGATAAAAGAGCATAGGGACAAAACTTTCATCTTTTCAGCAGAGGGCATAGTGTGGGACTTCCCAACACGCCGCCATATCGAAATTTTAGAAAATATAATGCGAAATTTGGGCTTTGATGAGGTGAAAATCATTGTGTATTTTAGAAATACTTTGGATTATTTAAATTCACACTGCTCTCAAGATTATAAAAACAATATGGGCTTTTACTCGGGCGACTTTGCCCCCGATAAGCACCCAAGAAAGCATATATTTGACTACGCACAAATCGTAAAAGACCACGAAGCGGTGTGGGGGGAGGAAAATATCATCGTGAGGCTTTTAAGGCAAGACTATGTAGGGGGGACTATGCTTAAGGACTTTACATATCACTTAGGCATAGAGTGGGACGATGATTTCTCGCTGAAGCAACATAAAAATGAAAGCTTTAATTTGCTTGGCATAGAACTTCAATCAAGACTCAATAAAAAAGACATAGGCGGGAATTTCAACTCACTGCTTTACATCTCAAGGAAGCATTTTGAGGGTGTGAAAGAGGATAGGCTTAAATTTAGAGTGCAAAAGGACATCGCTAAGGCTTATGTGGATTATTACGCGCCCTCACTAGAGTGGGTAAGGGCGAAGTATTTTCCGCACAAAACATATCTTTTTGAGCCTGTTAATTGGGACGCGTATAAGGAAAATCCTCATTTAGAGCATATCACGCAAGAAGATTGGGATAAGGTGGTCGATTTTTTCACCGAGCTTTTGCAGTCTAAAAACGCGGTAATAGAATCTTTAAAAAAGCAAAGATAG
- a CDS encoding methyl-accepting chemotaxis protein, whose amino-acid sequence MFKSLNIGLKLILSVAITVIIGVIAFISLTSVQVSSNMKEQMDKVLMQASKRYANYIEAKLNETIALVKSASRTINEDIRKNGFDFNDVENVIKNTFDSSSEATFAFFLLEDSAILGDTNVKKQYRSEKGTFGMEFVDTAVEKSGGIETLQFSEKIKSFPVVQRIRNEAKTADYDKVYVGVPAKLDMGRGEFIGVNIAMPVFDTNGKYIGCVGFVFDLQSFSTTLMDPILDLYDGNIRVLLSEDSTVAVHSTNLSLLLKNLAEISSSPQTKEIVNAVKENKDFLFENYTSSSGEESFVAIASFTTLDNSSKWSILTTAPKASVLAPLYKMQFIFVAIGIIFLIAVIAVVYYCVRVIIGARLPILVKSLETLFRFLNHEKVEPHIIKINADDELGAIGKMLNENILATKQGLDQDKQAVKESVETVGIVENGNLTARITANPRNPQLIELKNVLNNILDVLQARVGKDMNKIHSIFEEFKRLDFRNRIEDATGSVEVTTNTLGEEIIKMLKQSSDFANSLANESSKLQNAVQNLTTSSNSQAASLEETAAALEEITSSMQNVSQKTSDVITQSEEIKNVTSIIGDIADQINLLALNAAIEAARAGEHGRGFAVVADEVRKLAERTQKSLSEIEANTNLLVQSINDMAESIKEQTAGITQINESVAQIDQTTKDNVEIANESAIISNNVSDIANNILEDVKKKKF is encoded by the coding sequence ATGTTTAAATCCCTCAATATAGGCTTAAAGCTTATTTTATCCGTGGCAATTACAGTCATCATAGGCGTGATAGCCTTTATCTCCCTTACTTCCGTTCAGGTCTCTTCAAATATGAAAGAGCAAATGGATAAGGTTTTAATGCAAGCTTCCAAACGCTACGCAAACTACATAGAAGCAAAGCTTAACGAAACTATCGCTTTGGTTAAGTCCGCCTCAAGAACGATAAATGAAGATATTCGTAAAAACGGATTTGACTTTAACGATGTGGAAAATGTTATAAAAAATACCTTTGATTCCTCTAGTGAAGCCACTTTTGCCTTTTTCCTTTTAGAAGATAGTGCGATACTTGGCGATACTAATGTGAAAAAACAATATAGAAGCGAAAAAGGCACTTTTGGTATGGAATTTGTGGATACAGCTGTGGAAAAATCCGGTGGCATAGAAACCCTGCAATTTTCTGAAAAAATCAAATCTTTCCCAGTCGTTCAAAGAATTCGTAATGAAGCTAAAACTGCGGATTATGACAAAGTTTATGTAGGAGTTCCTGCTAAACTTGACATGGGGCGTGGTGAATTTATAGGTGTTAATATCGCTATGCCAGTATTTGACACAAATGGCAAATATATAGGTTGCGTGGGATTTGTTTTTGACTTACAAAGTTTTTCAACGACACTAATGGACCCTATTTTGGATTTGTATGATGGTAATATTAGAGTCTTGCTTAGTGAAGATAGCACCGTGGCAGTTCATAGCACAAATTTATCTTTACTACTTAAAAATTTAGCTGAAATTAGCTCTAGTCCGCAAACAAAAGAAATTGTAAATGCCGTTAAGGAAAATAAAGATTTTCTTTTTGAAAACTACACTTCTTCATCTGGGGAAGAAAGTTTTGTCGCCATAGCTTCTTTTACAACGCTAGATAATTCTAGTAAATGGAGTATATTAACCACAGCACCAAAAGCCTCAGTTTTAGCACCTTTATATAAAATGCAATTTATTTTCGTTGCGATAGGGATTATCTTCTTAATCGCCGTAATCGCCGTAGTTTATTATTGCGTTAGAGTGATTATAGGGGCTAGACTTCCTATCCTTGTGAAATCTTTAGAAACTCTGTTCCGTTTCTTAAATCACGAAAAGGTAGAGCCACACATCATAAAAATAAATGCCGACGATGAACTAGGTGCGATAGGCAAAATGCTTAATGAAAATATCCTTGCAACTAAACAAGGACTTGACCAAGATAAACAAGCCGTCAAAGAAAGCGTAGAAACAGTAGGCATAGTAGAAAATGGTAACCTCACTGCAAGAATCACAGCTAATCCTAGAAACCCACAACTTATAGAACTCAAAAATGTTTTAAATAATATTCTTGATGTTTTACAAGCTAGAGTGGGTAAAGATATGAATAAAATTCATTCTATCTTTGAAGAATTTAAAAGACTTGACTTTAGAAATAGAATTGAAGATGCAACAGGTAGTGTAGAAGTAACAACTAATACCTTAGGCGAAGAAATCATCAAAATGCTAAAACAAAGCTCAGATTTTGCAAATTCTTTAGCCAATGAAAGCTCCAAACTTCAAAACGCTGTGCAAAACTTAACAACAAGTTCAAATTCTCAAGCAGCTTCTTTAGAAGAAACAGCTGCTGCTTTAGAAGAGATTACTTCCTCTATGCAAAATGTCTCTCAAAAGACAAGTGATGTTATCACTCAAAGTGAAGAGATTAAAAATGTAACAAGCATTATAGGTGATATAGCTGACCAAATCAATCTTCTAGCTTTAAATGCTGCCATAGAAGCTGCAAGAGCAGGAGAACACGGAAGAGGCTTTGCCGTTGTGGCTGATGAAGTTAGAAAACTAGCTGAAAGAACCCAAAAGTCTTTAAGTGAGATAGAAGCAAACACTAACCTTCTCGTTCAATCTATCAATGATATGGCAGAAAGTATTAAAGAGCAAACTGCAGGTATCACTCAAATCAATGAAAGTGTAGCTCAAATCGACCAAACCACTAAAGATAATGTAGAAATAGCTAATGAAAGTGCTATCATCTCTAATAATGTTAGTGATATAGCAAATAATATCCTTGAAGATGTGAAGAAGAAGAAGTTCTAG
- a CDS encoding phosphopantetheine-binding protein, with translation MEQIKQFFINIERTDIDENMDNLVSDDVIDSIDIMALVAEIEKHYGKPLKAEFINAENFENFTSIKKMLELAF, from the coding sequence ATGGAACAAATTAAGCAGTTTTTCATCAATATAGAAAGAACAGACATCGATGAAAATATGGACAACCTCGTAAGCGATGATGTGATTGATAGCATTGACATTATGGCTTTGGTGGCGGAGATTGAAAAGCATTATGGTAAGCCTTTAAAGGCTGAATTTATCAATGCGGAAAATTTTGAAAATTTCACTAGCATTAAAAAAATGCTAGAACTTGCTTTTTAA
- a CDS encoding DUF2920 family protein has translation MIVDKSYFIDGVDDVELGIKRESKLEYRVSYDDSKDIKAFVFLIGGFGANANMNFFDFERKSVAKEHPVCVVQPLYHCFCARIGVVEPYNPAIIPNAKDIENLQNILQICKIDARVDVENYTKFFSLIDERLQEFKEAGELDANFMVHLGCDFVPKNGDYQNYGIMPALDIINVAKDASLKLPHFANLPKIYVGGSYGGYLAMLCAKIAPFYVDGVLDNSGVVLPWLPHILGRETGVPEFIINGKHYVLACFVKKFWTKDENSPYYFSNANYYARTILNTKHLQTLAEKSKKTIFVHYHSNLDDGAPVEQKMELSQTLKNLGFDDTLHLIKDENDLDGRTIKSLEHGLRMSDKALCRRELPKILEKLQGRQTPMAEDSEISYECEDKLFTFKDTRGGGGMRLTLQI, from the coding sequence ATGATAGTGGATAAAAGCTATTTTATAGATGGGGTTGATGATGTGGAGCTTGGCATCAAAAGAGAATCTAAACTTGAATACCGCGTAAGTTATGATGATAGTAAGGACATTAAGGCTTTTGTGTTTTTAATCGGTGGATTTGGTGCAAATGCTAATATGAATTTTTTTGATTTTGAGCGTAAAAGCGTGGCAAAAGAACACCCCGTGTGCGTGGTGCAGCCGCTATATCATTGTTTTTGTGCGAGGATAGGCGTGGTAGAGCCTTATAACCCTGCCATAATACCAAATGCTAAAGATATAGAAAATTTGCAAAATATCTTACAAATTTGCAAGATTGACGCTAGGGTTGATGTGGAAAATTACACTAAGTTTTTTTCCTTGATAGATGAGCGTTTGCAAGAATTTAAAGAGGCTGGGGAGCTTGATGCGAATTTTATGGTGCATTTGGGTTGCGATTTTGTGCCTAAAAATGGAGATTATCAAAATTATGGCATTATGCCAGCTCTTGATATCATCAATGTCGCTAAAGATGCCTCATTAAAGCTTCCTCATTTTGCAAATTTGCCTAAAATTTATGTGGGAGGGAGTTACGGGGGCTATTTGGCTATGCTTTGTGCGAAAATCGCTCCTTTTTATGTCGATGGTGTTTTGGATAATAGTGGGGTCGTTTTGCCTTGGTTACCGCATATTCTAGGGCGTGAGACGGGGGTTCCTGAATTTATAATTAATGGAAAGCATTATGTGCTTGCTTGTTTTGTGAAGAAATTTTGGACAAAAGATGAAAATTCGCCCTATTATTTTTCCAACGCAAATTATTATGCAAGGACGATTTTAAATACTAAGCATCTTCAAACTCTCGCCGAAAAATCTAAAAAGACAATTTTCGTGCATTATCACTCAAATTTAGATGATGGCGCTCCAGTGGAGCAAAAGATGGAATTAAGCCAGACGCTTAAAAATTTAGGTTTTGATGATACGCTGCATTTGATAAAAGATGAAAACGATTTAGACGGACGCACGATAAAAAGCCTAGAACACGGACTTAGAATGAGCGATAAGGCTTTGTGTCGCAGAGAGCTTCCTAAAATTTTGGAAAAATTACAAGGAAGACAAACGCCTATGGCAGAAGATAGTGAAATAAGCTATGAGTGTGAGGACAAGCTCTTTACTTTTAAAGATACACGGGGGGGGGGGGGTATGCGCTTGACATTACAAATTTAA
- a CDS encoding YifB family Mg chelatase-like AAA ATPase, with translation MKKFKCLSFSEELDLIDVESVFTRGLPSLSIVGLPNSAIKESIERIKATLLTCDFSFPAKKITINLSPSGIPKKGSHFDLAIALLILLQNEEKLEDFFVVGELGLDGSIKSTNELFSLLLFLSTKVEKARVIVPKSLALKACMIPNLEIYGLENLFEALEFFKTKNYEKFKLSATHPLFTQPIFIENELYIKNDEFELDFIDVKGQELAKKACIIAALGMHNMLFEGSAGSGKSMCAKRLVYIMPPQSLSEILMQNAYMSLNSKDCEFAKKRVFRHPHHTSTRASIFGGGTTNAKIGEVALANGGVLFFDEFPHFSKQVIESLREPLEDNEIHISRVNSKITYQTKFAFIAAQNPCPCGNLFSKHFTCVCTENEVKKYKARISTPILDRIDLYVAMDEIDKNDKSSLSSAQMSDLVLEAFSFSKKRGQKEFNGKLKDEDLKHFCILSKEAQDVLDMAISRFKLSQRSINKTLKVARSCADLKQSEVIEKSHILEALSFRIKDV, from the coding sequence ATGAAAAAATTTAAGTGCCTAAGTTTTAGCGAAGAATTAGACCTTATCGATGTAGAAAGCGTTTTTACAAGGGGACTTCCAAGCCTTAGTATAGTGGGTTTGCCAAATTCTGCCATTAAAGAGAGCATTGAGCGCATTAAAGCGACTCTTTTGACTTGCGATTTTTCTTTCCCTGCTAAGAAAATTACCATTAATTTAAGCCCCTCTGGCATCCCTAAAAAAGGCTCACATTTTGACCTTGCCATTGCACTTTTGATTTTGTTGCAAAATGAAGAAAAACTTGAAGATTTTTTCGTCGTAGGGGAGCTTGGGCTTGATGGAAGCATTAAAAGCACCAATGAGCTTTTTTCTTTGCTTTTATTTTTAAGCACTAAGGTTGAAAAAGCAAGGGTCATCGTGCCTAAAAGCCTTGCTTTAAAAGCTTGTATGATACCGAATTTAGAAATTTATGGTTTGGAAAATTTGTTTGAGGCTTTAGAATTTTTTAAGACAAAAAATTATGAAAAATTTAAATTGAGTGCAACGCACCCTCTTTTTACTCAACCCATCTTTATAGAAAATGAACTTTATATTAAAAATGATGAATTTGAGCTTGATTTTATCGATGTTAAAGGGCAAGAACTTGCTAAAAAAGCTTGCATTATCGCTGCTCTTGGTATGCACAATATGCTTTTTGAAGGAAGTGCTGGAAGTGGCAAAAGTATGTGTGCGAAAAGGCTTGTTTATATTATGCCGCCTCAAAGTTTAAGTGAAATTTTAATGCAAAATGCCTATATGTCTTTAAATTCTAAGGATTGTGAATTTGCTAAAAAGCGTGTTTTTAGGCATCCACATCACACCAGCACGAGGGCGAGTATTTTTGGTGGAGGAACGACAAATGCGAAGATAGGCGAAGTGGCTTTGGCAAATGGCGGTGTGCTGTTTTTTGATGAATTTCCGCATTTTTCTAAGCAAGTGATAGAAAGCTTAAGAGAGCCTTTAGAGGATAATGAAATTCACATTTCAAGAGTTAATTCTAAAATCACCTATCAAACTAAATTTGCTTTCATCGCCGCGCAAAATCCTTGCCCTTGCGGAAATTTATTTTCTAAGCATTTTACTTGTGTTTGCACGGAAAATGAAGTGAAAAAATATAAGGCACGCATTTCAACGCCCATTTTAGACAGGATAGACCTCTATGTAGCGATGGACGAGATAGACAAAAATGATAAGTCAAGTTTAAGCTCCGCACAAATGAGCGATTTAGTTTTAGAGGCTTTTAGCTTTTCTAAAAAAAGAGGACAGAAAGAATTTAATGGTAAATTAAAAGATGAGGATTTGAAGCATTTTTGCATTTTGAGCAAAGAGGCTCAAGATGTGCTAGATATGGCTATATCGCGTTTTAAGCTTTCACAACGCTCGATTAATAAAACCTTAAAAGTCGCTAGAAGCTGTGCGGATTTAAAACAAAGCGAAGTGATTGAAAAAAGCCACATTTTAGAGGCTTTGAGTTTTAGGATTAAAGATGTATGA
- the purN gene encoding phosphoribosylglycinamide formyltransferase: MLIKLAVLFSGNGSNLENILSKLHQKTFGKNTFEVVLCLCNKKEAYGIKRARKFGLESVIVEHQNYKSREEFDKAVVEKIKESGADLTILAGFMRILSPVFTQNIKAVNLHPSLLPLFKGANAIKQSYESDMKVAGVSVHWVSEELDGGKIIAQKAFEKKNLTYEEFEEKIHALEYELLPQSVIELFCKNL, from the coding sequence ATGCTTATAAAACTTGCTGTGCTTTTTAGTGGAAATGGAAGTAATTTAGAAAACATACTTAGCAAACTTCATCAAAAAACTTTTGGTAAGAATACTTTTGAGGTGGTGCTTTGCTTGTGTAATAAAAAAGAAGCTTATGGCATTAAAAGAGCTAGGAAATTTGGGCTTGAAAGTGTGATTGTCGAGCATCAAAATTATAAGAGTCGTGAGGAATTTGATAAGGCTGTGGTTGAAAAGATAAAAGAGAGTGGGGCGGACTTGACGATTTTGGCGGGTTTTATGCGAATTTTAAGTCCTGTTTTTACGCAAAATATTAAGGCGGTTAATCTTCATCCCTCTCTTTTACCTCTTTTTAAAGGTGCAAATGCCATAAAGCAAAGTTATGAAAGCGATATGAAAGTCGCTGGTGTGAGTGTGCATTGGGTCAGTGAGGAGCTTGACGGCGGGAAAATCATCGCACAAAAGGCTTTTGAAAAGAAAAATCTAACTTATGAGGAATTTGAGGAAAAAATTCACGCTTTGGAGTATGAATTACTACCCCAAAGCGTCATTGAGCTTTTTTGCAAAAATTTATAG
- the def gene encoding peptide deformylase has translation MVRKIITYPNKRLFLKSSLVEKFDKELHTLLDDMYDTMVASSGVGLAAIQVDVPLRVFIVNIIDENEEQKKEDLLEVINPIITPLDEEFVVCTEGCLSVPDFFEEVQRYRRILLKYQDRFGVAKELETEDFLAVAIQHENDHLDGHLFIEKLPFSKREKFNKEFKKQRKIKKTQ, from the coding sequence GTGGTAAGAAAAATCATCACTTATCCAAATAAAAGGCTTTTTTTAAAGTCCTCTCTTGTGGAGAAATTTGATAAAGAGCTTCACACTTTGCTTGATGATATGTATGACACGATGGTTGCAAGTAGTGGAGTGGGGCTTGCGGCAATTCAGGTGGATGTGCCTTTGAGGGTTTTTATCGTTAATATTATTGACGAAAATGAAGAGCAAAAAAAAGAAGATTTATTAGAAGTTATTAATCCCATCATCACGCCTTTAGATGAGGAGTTTGTCGTTTGCACGGAGGGGTGTTTGAGTGTGCCTGATTTTTTCGAAGAGGTGCAAAGGTATCGTAGAATTTTACTGAAATATCAAGATAGATTCGGTGTAGCTAAAGAGCTTGAGACTGAGGACTTTTTAGCTGTGGCAATTCAGCACGAAAATGACCATTTAGACGGACATTTGTTTATAGAAAAGCTCCCTTTTTCTAAACGCGAAAAATTTAATAAAGAATTTAAAAAGCAGCGTAAAATCAAAAAAACGCAATGA